The following is a genomic window from Eleftheria terrae.
CTGCGCAGAGCAGCACTCCGGTGGGCCGGAGAGGAAGTCAATCCAAGGACGCCAGCAATGCGGCGAGTTCCGCATCCATGTCCGGCTCTTCAGGCGAGGCGTTCGCAGCCTCTGCCGGCGCCGGTGCGTCGGACGGCTCGCCGCCATCCAGTTGGGCCAGCAGGTCGTCCAGCGACACGTCATCCTCCGGCACAGCAGGAGCCGTGGCTTCTGCCGCCGCTGCAGCCCCACCCCCCGCAGCCACCATCCTGACTTCCACCGCCGCAGGCGAAGAAGCCGGCGCCGCCTCAGAAGCCGCCACTACCCCCGCCTGCATCACCGGCACCCCCGCCGCCCGCGACAACCCCGCCCCATTCACCGCCGCCAGCGCCTGCACCCGCACCGCCCCTTCGTTCTTCACCGCCAACAAGGGCTGCACGCCAAGCTCCCGCAGCGTCACCGCCATGTCCACCCGGATCAGCCGGTCGGTGCACGGCAGGGCGATCACGTCGCCCTCCTCGTCGCGCATCACCTGCATCGGCATGTCGCGCAGGCAGACGCCGCCGTCCTCCATCCACGCGCACAGTGCCACCAGCGCCGGATGTCCCCACAGCAGCGAACGCAATCCCGCGCGCGGGTCGAACTCCTCGAAGTCGAAGCTGTCGATGGGATCGGTCCGTCGACCATAGGCGTGGCGCAGCATGAAGCGCGGGCCGGCCAGGCACAGGAAGCCGGCTTCCGGCAAGCCGCGCAAGGCGGCCAGCGCCTCCCGCACCTCGGCCGGCGGCGGCTGGCGGCGGTCGGCCAGCGCGTCCGTCGCCATCGCGGTGAACACCGGCGCGCCGGCACGCGAGGCAACGCGGGCCAGACGCCCCAGCAAGGCCGCGTGCGTCGGCGTCGGCTCGAAGGCATGCAGCGAGGCAATGGCCGAATAGCCACCGTCGGCGGCGTCGCCGGGCTGGCTCACCAGCCAGCGGTACAGCCCGGTCTCGGCCAGGTCGTCGCTGCTCGCCAGGTCGGCCGCCAGTTCCGCGGCGCTCACGTCGAACAGATGCACCTCCAGCCGCGCACCCGTCTCCAGCTGCCTCAGCAGCAGGTCCACGCCCCGCCACAGCGATTCGAGCTGCTGGAAGTCGCGGTCGTGCAGCACCGCCCGCAGCCCGTCGGCCATGGCTTCGTCCACCGCGCGGAGCAGCTCGGGCAGCTGCGGCGATGGCGCCGGCCGCACGAAGGGGCCCACCACCCGGCGCAACAAGCCGTCGAGCCCACTGCCTGAGGCTTCGTCGGCCGCAGCCGCGGAGCGACTGCCAGCTGCAGAGGCACCCGTGCGCGGACGCTGCACCAGCCGGGCGAAGTCATCCAGCCCGGCCGCGGCCGGGCCGGGCACCGACTCGGCCCGGCCCGGCCGCAGCGCGGCCCGCGACAGGGGTCGGCCGGCATCCTGCGCCCATTGCTGCAGCTCGGCCGCGGCCGCGTTGAAGGACGAGGGCTGCACCAGCCGCTGCCTCAGCTGGCGCAGGGCCGCGAACATCGGCAACTCGCGGATCAGTGCGTCGGGATGGAAGTCGTCGAGCGAGCGGATCGTCACCGGCACGGTGGAGCCCGCAGGGCCGAGCGGCAGGGCCAGGCGCAGGCCGGCCCGCTCGATGGCGTCGTCCAGCGTGTCGAAGCTGACGTCGCGCGGGCGCCGTGCGGCCAGCGCGGCACCGGTGTCGAGCCGGCCGGCCAGCGCGCCGGCGCTGAAGTCGCCCAGCAGGGCGATCCGCAAAGGCCGGCGTTGCGACCACTGGGGGGGCGTCGAGTCGAGGCGCCCGACGTTGAGGGTGAGTGTGCTCATGGCGTTTCCTTGGCCGGTCGAGGAGGATGGAGACGTCGCGGCGCCGGGCGGCCGCGCCTCATGCACGCACCGCCCAGAGTTCGAGTTCCAGACCGGGGAATTCTCCGCCGACATGCAGCGCCAGGTCGCCCGAGCGCTCCAGCTGCCGCCACAAATCATTGCCGCGGGTGTCCAGCTCGAAGTACGAGAAGCCGGCGTGGAAGGGAATCTGCCGCGGCACCACCGGCAAGGCCCGCAGGGGCACGCCAGGCAGCTGCAGGTTCACCAGGTTGCGGATCTGCTCCACCGTGCCGATCTTCACCTGCGCCGGGAAGCGCGAACGCAGTGCCTCGGTGGGCATCTGCGCCGCAGCGGCCAGCACGAACTGCGCGTTGCGCTGCATCTCGACATCCGGCACCAGCGCCATCCGCACCCCATGCTTGGCCTCCTGCAGCGGGATGGCGATCGCGCCCTGCTCCAGCACCAGCGACAAGGAGCGCCGCAGCACGTCCATCAGCGCCTGGAAGCAGCGTGCCGGATCGTCGTGCACATACACCGGCAGCGGGGCGGGCCGCCGGGCGCCGTCGAAGGCCGCCAGGTCGCCCGCCAGCGACGCGCCCCAGCTGTACACCGCGGAGGGGTGCAGCACCGAGCCCTCCAGCCACCGGTGCAAGGCCGGCTCGTGGCGGTTGACGCAGCCGAGCAGCAGGAAGTCGGCAATGTCGCTGACGCCGGAGCTGCTCGGCTGGGCCAGCCGCGCGGCCAGTGCGTCGCCGCGCTGGCGCAGCAGCCCGCGCAGCTCGCGCAGGTGGCCCGCGAGCAGGTCGTTGCCCAGGGCATCGAGGGTGGGCGGGATGTACTGCGTGTCCAGCACCACCTGATGGTCGGCACGCCGTTCACGCACCCGGCACACGCCGAGCGCCACATGCCCGTCGCCGCAGTCGCGCGCGAGCATCAGCCGCAGGTGGGGGCGCCCCAGCTGCAGCCGGGCCACCCGGGTGCCGTTGACATTGCTGTCGGCCACCTCCGCCTCGTCGACCAGGTAGCGCAGCGGGGCCTC
Proteins encoded in this region:
- a CDS encoding type VI secretion system contractile sheath domain-containing protein; translation: MSTLTLNVGRLDSTPPQWSQRRPLRIALLGDFSAGALAGRLDTGAALAARRPRDVSFDTLDDAIERAGLRLALPLGPAGSTVPVTIRSLDDFHPDALIRELPMFAALRQLRQRLVQPSSFNAAAAELQQWAQDAGRPLSRAALRPGRAESVPGPAAAGLDDFARLVQRPRTGASAAGSRSAAAADEASGSGLDGLLRRVVGPFVRPAPSPQLPELLRAVDEAMADGLRAVLHDRDFQQLESLWRGVDLLLRQLETGARLEVHLFDVSAAELAADLASSDDLAETGLYRWLVSQPGDAADGGYSAIASLHAFEPTPTHAALLGRLARVASRAGAPVFTAMATDALADRRQPPPAEVREALAALRGLPEAGFLCLAGPRFMLRHAYGRRTDPIDSFDFEEFDPRAGLRSLLWGHPALVALCAWMEDGGVCLRDMPMQVMRDEEGDVIALPCTDRLIRVDMAVTLRELGVQPLLAVKNEGAVRVQALAAVNGAGLSRAAGVPVMQAGVVAASEAAPASSPAAVEVRMVAAGGGAAAAAEATAPAVPEDDVSLDDLLAQLDGGEPSDAPAPAEAANASPEEPDMDAELAALLASLD
- the tssK gene encoding type VI secretion system baseplate subunit TssK, producing the protein MPWHQNVIWSEGTFLQPQHFQQHDRHHAYQRQARLTALLPYAWGWLDLQLDRSALALGKIALLRARGLMPDGVAIALPGEDVPPVALDVPPDARDELVVLALALARPGLAETNAEEPGGEAPLRYLVDEAEVADSNVNGTRVARLQLGRPHLRLMLARDCGDGHVALGVCRVRERRADHQVVLDTQYIPPTLDALGNDLLAGHLRELRGLLRQRGDALAARLAQPSSSGVSDIADFLLLGCVNRHEPALHRWLEGSVLHPSAVYSWGASLAGDLAAFDGARRPAPLPVYVHDDPARCFQALMDVLRRSLSLVLEQGAIAIPLQEAKHGVRMALVPDVEMQRNAQFVLAAAAQMPTEALRSRFPAQVKIGTVEQIRNLVNLQLPGVPLRALPVVPRQIPFHAGFSYFELDTRGNDLWRQLERSGDLALHVGGEFPGLELELWAVRA